TTGACCTCGTAGCCCTTCTCGGCGAGTTCTCGCTGTGCGTCCTCGCGGACACCCATGAGCATCTGGATCTCGAATGGCGTGCCGTACTCCTTGTGGAGGTCGACCGCGGTCTTGAGCATCTTCGTGTCGTGGCTCCCGACCGCGACACCGTGATCGAACTCGCGGAAGAGGAACTCGAGGTGGTCCTCGTAGGCCTCGTCGACGGCTGCCTTCGAATCGAGCGCGACTGACGAGGGTTCGTCGTAGGCGCCCTTGACCATTCGGACCGCCGCGGGAACGTCGGCAAGTCGCTCGAGGTCATCGCGCGTCCGCTTGAGGTTTGCCTGAATCGCGACGCCGACGCCGTCCGGGTGGTCGCGGGCCGCGGATTCGACGGCGTCGAGCGTCGTGTCGGTCGTCGTGTGGTCTTCCATGTCACACCAGACAAAGACGTCTTCGGCCGCCGCGGCCTCGACGATTCGTTCGAAGTTCGCTGTGAAGACGTCCGGACCGACGTCGATCCCGATCTGGGAGGGTTTGACGGAGATGG
Above is a genomic segment from Haloterrigena salifodinae containing:
- a CDS encoding proline dehydrogenase family protein — protein: MIPPIASRFVAGTSASGALDHVSDCNRDGVGGILNLLGEHYHEPEPAAEDADEYCHLASQLAERDLNGTISVKPSQIGIDVGPDVFTANFERIVEAAAAEDVFVWCDMEDHTTTDTTLDAVESAARDHPDGVGVAIQANLKRTRDDLERLADVPAAVRMVKGAYDEPSSVALDSKAAVDEAYEDHLEFLFREFDHGVAVGSHDTKMLKTAVDLHKEYGTPFEIQMLMGVREDAQRELAEKGYEVNQYVPYGDKWMQYFYRRVRERKENALFALRAVVGV